One segment of Carya illinoinensis cultivar Pawnee chromosome 13, C.illinoinensisPawnee_v1, whole genome shotgun sequence DNA contains the following:
- the LOC122291114 gene encoding uncharacterized protein LOC122291114 translates to MEHIQELLYKEKEKSKYLRKKYNNCIRCGVTIIVLVIDVIYKKMSHDGDEGSSHVKWKEKKKMEKQEGFLNWCLLLKRPSKKQRLPLSVAQPMMKKQKEREQTMLKKRLILGQFGGKHGYSAKRSFWRRKPEDRVLKASKGHFRNGILDVKHLLRSTTSSRNNDSSIHVDTKGKKKGDGKKNRGTKGGGRKRR, encoded by the exons ATGGAACATATTCAAGAGTTATTGTATAAGGAGAAGGAAAAATCTAAATACTTGCGCAAGAAATACAATAACTGCATAAGATGTGGTGTCACTATAATTGTTCTGGTTATTGATGTTATCTACAAGAAAATGTCCCATGATGGTGATGAAG GCTCCTCCCATGTGAaatggaaagagaaaaagaaaatggaaaaacaaGAAG GTTTCCTAAATTGGTGCTTACTCTTGAAACGACCTTCTAAGAAGCAGAGACTACCCCTTAGTGTTGCGCAACCAATGATGaagaaacaaaaggaaagagagCAGACAATGCTAAAAAAG CGATTGATTCTTGGGCAATTTGGAGGCAAGCATGGTTACAGTGCTAAAAGATCTTTCTGGAGACGCAAGCCTGAGGACAGAGTTCTGAAAGCAAGTAAAGGTCATTTTAGGAATGGTATACTAGATGTAAAGCATTTGTTACGTTCGACGACTTCATCTAGAAACAATGATTCCAGTATCCATGTGGATACTAAGGGTAAAAAGAAGGGAGATGGAAAGAAGAATCGAGGAACAAAGGGAGGTGGTAGGAAGCGCCGCTAA